From the Girardinichthys multiradiatus isolate DD_20200921_A chromosome 22, DD_fGirMul_XY1, whole genome shotgun sequence genome, one window contains:
- the LOC124859033 gene encoding uncharacterized protein LOC124859033 isoform X1, producing the protein MDKFAHIIGDKVGDMVEGAVKNALGVEDKKKDKKKGGGLSIFGGGKGEKKEEKGGIFSFGHDDKKKNKEEDKGFFTKIIDKADDKDKGMQKKTGFQGLFAEGEGGAAMGGEEGVEAGGNPGQTVAVSDRGTYEEHFCLREDMFGPVSFASRSRLQFSDAPFFLESVLFLGKNVVEKMQIDDGQSAFTVNLTKENSFQHQTCLRGVQHLL; encoded by the exons ATGGACAAATTCGCTCACATTATCGGGGACAAAGTGG GAGACATGGTGGAGGGAGCGGTGAAGAACGCTCTGGGCGTCGAGGATAAAAAGAAGGACAAGAAGAAAGGAGGAGGTCTGTCCATTTTTGGAGGGGGCAAAGGGGAGAAAAAGGAGGAGAAAGGAGGAATCTTCTCTTTTGGACACGATgataagaagaaaaacaaggaggaagacAAGGGATTCTTCACAAAGATCATAGACAAAGCTGATGATAAAGATAAAGGGATGCAGAAGAAGACAGGATTTCAAGGCCTCTTTGCTGAGGGGGAGGGAGGAGCAGCTATGGGAGGTGAAGAAGGAGTGGAGGCAGGAGGAAACCCAGGCCAGACTGTAGCTGTGAGTGACAGAGGTACGTATGAGGAACATTTCTGTCTGAGAGAAGATATGTTTGGTCCCGTTAGCTTTGCTTCCAGATCCAGGCTGCAGTTTTCTGACGCTCCCTTCTTTCTAGAATCCGTTTTGTTTTTAGGAAAAAatgttgtggaaaaaatgcagATCGATGATGGTCAATCAGCTTTTACTGTTAACCTTACAAAGGAGAACAGCTTCCAGCACCAGACATGTTTACGAGGGGTTCAGCATCTGCTCTGA
- the LOC124859033 gene encoding uncharacterized protein LOC124859033 isoform X2, giving the protein MDKFAHIIGDKVGDMVEGAVKNALGVEDKKKDKKKGGGLSIFGGGKGEKKEEKGGIFSFGHDDKKKNKEEDKGFFTKIIDKADDKDKGMQKKTGFQGLFAEGEGGAAMGGEEGVEAGGNPGQTVAVSDRDLFDDLLDVAEETTNN; this is encoded by the exons ATGGACAAATTCGCTCACATTATCGGGGACAAAGTGG GAGACATGGTGGAGGGAGCGGTGAAGAACGCTCTGGGCGTCGAGGATAAAAAGAAGGACAAGAAGAAAGGAGGAGGTCTGTCCATTTTTGGAGGGGGCAAAGGGGAGAAAAAGGAGGAGAAAGGAGGAATCTTCTCTTTTGGACACGATgataagaagaaaaacaaggaggaagacAAGGGATTCTTCACAAAGATCATAGACAAAGCTGATGATAAAGATAAAGGGATGCAGAAGAAGACAGGATTTCAAGGCCTCTTTGCTGAGGGGGAGGGAGGAGCAGCTATGGGAGGTGAAGAAGGAGTGGAGGCAGGAGGAAACCCAGGCCAGACTGTAGCTGTGAGTGACAGAG ACCTCTTTGATGATCTATTGGACGTGGCTGAAGAAACGACTAATAACTGA
- the shld2 gene encoding shieldin complex subunit 2 isoform X2 translates to MHQRPKIHIFLGAPPPAPFVLGSETEAAVEEEERPPAGWSHLELTWREGRLRPAADIPGNEARTSRINSGNEEPPEPSSQGSENKENLTEPESDWTRESVRGQSNRDGGLLSKTRALRTEKNSDGAEEDQCSASVQAYLDSCFPTAQPEPDSEPAPPPPSTRTQYLSTWTLSQALILRGRHRIQLASSPEKTPPIHTQTPPSVSSSTPELFSPAALSPGASMELFSHPCPTSRAEQDGVIIETTADGVLCSQEPKDLQDSPTKSPCSKKPRTSEDSKTAGSKSSFTTTTPLDRCDQVRQRYSVLVVVVHPCHLKEVQVKSGPSAGAFVPLASIVVTDQSGAEMKVVMWRRAAFWVLTVNPGDILLITGLQVSEDQWRGENFLQSTFSSKLLNLGHPSVSQPVTQHVSACSLSSMCSFIRERRPLLLSIPSRPPQDLSRLPYATLRTLRVNTLVHALLRVTHSQISSEWRDEAESRSRSAVQLKAVLTVEQPGGQQGALLLWGAAMGWLPRFNKHKDAVWDFKVLLVREGLTSDPMELHSTPWSSVWALDPKDHRALDFHQAWCCQKTGRVPLELDVDTLLSQKYSGEVELRVQVLTLQFQEALSSQNLPQHVLDGSTPLDGVLAALSGDVTYTGCACCSTELDTDENGIYAPCYPCLPHTAVRRFYRPGTLTVSGWGRGHLCVRVPSVLLQKILVAPPDRLQRTSAPGSQVRHIQVAAEKIQTLLSLPRKTIIITVRSHFLCDENSFPISQDFTLLDLQYLSP, encoded by the exons ATGCACCAGCGGCCAAAGATCCACATCTTCCTGGgggctcctcctcctgctccctTTGTCCTGGGATCTGAAACTGAAGCTgcagtggaggaggaggagcgtcCCCCTGCAGGATGGAGTCACCTGGAGCTCACCTGGAGAGAGGGCCGCCTCAGACCTGCAGCAG ATATTCCTGGGAATGAAGCCAGAACTTCTAGAATCAACTCTGGGAATGAGGAGCCACCAGAACCATCCAGTCAGGGTTCAGAAAATAAGGAGAATTTAACAGAacctgaatctgattggacCAGAGAGTCAGTGAGAGGACAGTCCAACAGAGACGGAGGATTATTATCTAAAACAAGAGCTTTGAGGACTGAGAAAAACTCAGATGGTGCTGAGGAAGATCAATGTTCTGCTTCAGTCCAAGCGTATCTGGACAGCTGTTTCCCTACAGCTCAACCAGAACCAGACTCTGagcctgctcctcctcctccgtcCACCAGGACCCAGTACCTCAGTACCTGGACTTTGAGTCAGGCCCTGATCCTGAGAGGCAGACACCGCATCCAATTAGCATCCAGCCCAGAGAAAACCCcacccatacacacacagactccTCCGTCTGTCTCCTCCAGCACCCCAGAGCTCTTCAGCCCAGCGGCCTTGTCTCCTGGAGCCTCCATGGAGCTCTTCAGCCACCCCTGTCCCACTTCAAGGGCAGAGCAAGACGGCGTCATCATCGAGACCACTGCAGATGGCGTCCTCTGTTCTCAGGAGCCCAAAGACCTCCAGGACTCCCCCACAAAGTCCCCCTGCAGCAAAAAACCACGAACCTCAGAGGATTCAAAGACTGCAGGAAGCAAGAGCTCcttcaccaccaccacccctcTGGACAGGTGTGACCAGGTGCGACAGAGGTACTCAGTTCTGGTGGTGGTGGTCCACCCATGTCATCTGAAGGAGGTCCAG GTGAAGTCAGGACCATCAGCAGGAGCATTTGTTCCTCTGGCATCCATCGTGGTGACGGACCAATCAGGAGCTGAGATGAAGGTGGTAATGTGGAGGAGAGCAGCATTCTGGGTTCTGACTGTGAATCCTGGAGACATCCTGCTCATCACAg GGTTGCAGGTGAGCGAGGATCAGTGGAGAGGAGAGAACTTCCTACAGTCCACCTTCTCCAGCAAACTGCTAAACCTGGGACATCCCTCCGTCTCACAGCCAG TTACCCAGCATGTTAGTGCATGCTCACTCAGCTCTATGTGTAGCTTTATTCGAGAGCGACGCCCCCTGCTGCTGTCCATCCCCAGTCGCCCCCCCCAGGACCTGAGCCGCCTCCCTTATGCCACCCTGAGGACACTGCGGGTCAACACTCTGGTCCATGCTCTGCTGCGTGTCACGCACTCCCAGATCAGTTCAG AGTGGAGAGACGAGGCAGAGTCTCGCAGCCGCTCTGCAGTTCAGCTGAAGGCAGTTCTGACTGTGGAACAGCCAGGCGGCCAGCAGGGGGCGCTGCTGCTGTGGGGAGCAGCTATGGGCTGGCTGCCTCGATTCAACAAACACAAAG ATGCTGTTTGGGACTTCAAGGTTCTCCTGGTGAGGGAGGGGTTGACCTCTGACCCCATGGAGCTGCACTCCACCCCCTGGAGCTCGGTCTGGGCTCTGGATCCAAAGGACCACCGGGCACTGGACTTCCACCAGGCATGGTGCTGTCAGAAGACAGGCAGGGTTCCTCTGGAGCTCGATGTTGACACCCTGCTGTCCCAGAAGTACAGCG GGGAAGTGGAGCTCAGAGTCCAGGTTCTCACCTTGCAGTTTCAGGAGGCTCTGTCCTCTCAGAACCTGCCTCAGCATGTCTTGGACGGCTCCACGCCATTGGACGGCGTCCTGGCAGCACTGAGCGGTGATGTCACCTACACCGGCTGCGCTTGCTGCTCCACAGAACTCGACACGGATGAGAACGGGATCTACGCCCCCTGTTACCCCTGCCTGCCGCACACCGCCGTGCGCCGCTTCTACAG gCCAGGCACGTTAACGGTCAGTGGGTGGGGCCGCGGTCACCTGTGTGTCCGGGTTCCTTCGGTTCTTCTGCAGAAGATCCTCGTTGCTCCACCTGACCGACTCCAGCGGACTTCAG CTCCAGGTTCACAGGTGAGACACATCCAGGTGGCAGCAGAGAAGATCCAGACGCTCCTGTCTCTTCCCAGGAAAACCATCATCATCACTGTCCGGAGCCACTTCCTGTGCGACGAGAACAGCTTTCCCATCAGTCAGGACTTCACTCTGCTGGACCTTCAGTACCTGAGCCCATAA
- the shld2 gene encoding shieldin complex subunit 2 isoform X1 has translation MVCFEIRHSSFSDSADIMHQRPKIHIFLGAPPPAPFVLGSETEAAVEEEERPPAGWSHLELTWREGRLRPAADIPGNEARTSRINSGNEEPPEPSSQGSENKENLTEPESDWTRESVRGQSNRDGGLLSKTRALRTEKNSDGAEEDQCSASVQAYLDSCFPTAQPEPDSEPAPPPPSTRTQYLSTWTLSQALILRGRHRIQLASSPEKTPPIHTQTPPSVSSSTPELFSPAALSPGASMELFSHPCPTSRAEQDGVIIETTADGVLCSQEPKDLQDSPTKSPCSKKPRTSEDSKTAGSKSSFTTTTPLDRCDQVRQRYSVLVVVVHPCHLKEVQVKSGPSAGAFVPLASIVVTDQSGAEMKVVMWRRAAFWVLTVNPGDILLITGLQVSEDQWRGENFLQSTFSSKLLNLGHPSVSQPVTQHVSACSLSSMCSFIRERRPLLLSIPSRPPQDLSRLPYATLRTLRVNTLVHALLRVTHSQISSEWRDEAESRSRSAVQLKAVLTVEQPGGQQGALLLWGAAMGWLPRFNKHKDAVWDFKVLLVREGLTSDPMELHSTPWSSVWALDPKDHRALDFHQAWCCQKTGRVPLELDVDTLLSQKYSGEVELRVQVLTLQFQEALSSQNLPQHVLDGSTPLDGVLAALSGDVTYTGCACCSTELDTDENGIYAPCYPCLPHTAVRRFYRPGTLTVSGWGRGHLCVRVPSVLLQKILVAPPDRLQRTSAPGSQVRHIQVAAEKIQTLLSLPRKTIIITVRSHFLCDENSFPISQDFTLLDLQYLSP, from the exons ATGGTTTGTTTTGAAATCAGACATTCTTCCTTCTCAGATTCAG CAGACATCATGCACCAGCGGCCAAAGATCCACATCTTCCTGGgggctcctcctcctgctccctTTGTCCTGGGATCTGAAACTGAAGCTgcagtggaggaggaggagcgtcCCCCTGCAGGATGGAGTCACCTGGAGCTCACCTGGAGAGAGGGCCGCCTCAGACCTGCAGCAG ATATTCCTGGGAATGAAGCCAGAACTTCTAGAATCAACTCTGGGAATGAGGAGCCACCAGAACCATCCAGTCAGGGTTCAGAAAATAAGGAGAATTTAACAGAacctgaatctgattggacCAGAGAGTCAGTGAGAGGACAGTCCAACAGAGACGGAGGATTATTATCTAAAACAAGAGCTTTGAGGACTGAGAAAAACTCAGATGGTGCTGAGGAAGATCAATGTTCTGCTTCAGTCCAAGCGTATCTGGACAGCTGTTTCCCTACAGCTCAACCAGAACCAGACTCTGagcctgctcctcctcctccgtcCACCAGGACCCAGTACCTCAGTACCTGGACTTTGAGTCAGGCCCTGATCCTGAGAGGCAGACACCGCATCCAATTAGCATCCAGCCCAGAGAAAACCCcacccatacacacacagactccTCCGTCTGTCTCCTCCAGCACCCCAGAGCTCTTCAGCCCAGCGGCCTTGTCTCCTGGAGCCTCCATGGAGCTCTTCAGCCACCCCTGTCCCACTTCAAGGGCAGAGCAAGACGGCGTCATCATCGAGACCACTGCAGATGGCGTCCTCTGTTCTCAGGAGCCCAAAGACCTCCAGGACTCCCCCACAAAGTCCCCCTGCAGCAAAAAACCACGAACCTCAGAGGATTCAAAGACTGCAGGAAGCAAGAGCTCcttcaccaccaccacccctcTGGACAGGTGTGACCAGGTGCGACAGAGGTACTCAGTTCTGGTGGTGGTGGTCCACCCATGTCATCTGAAGGAGGTCCAG GTGAAGTCAGGACCATCAGCAGGAGCATTTGTTCCTCTGGCATCCATCGTGGTGACGGACCAATCAGGAGCTGAGATGAAGGTGGTAATGTGGAGGAGAGCAGCATTCTGGGTTCTGACTGTGAATCCTGGAGACATCCTGCTCATCACAg GGTTGCAGGTGAGCGAGGATCAGTGGAGAGGAGAGAACTTCCTACAGTCCACCTTCTCCAGCAAACTGCTAAACCTGGGACATCCCTCCGTCTCACAGCCAG TTACCCAGCATGTTAGTGCATGCTCACTCAGCTCTATGTGTAGCTTTATTCGAGAGCGACGCCCCCTGCTGCTGTCCATCCCCAGTCGCCCCCCCCAGGACCTGAGCCGCCTCCCTTATGCCACCCTGAGGACACTGCGGGTCAACACTCTGGTCCATGCTCTGCTGCGTGTCACGCACTCCCAGATCAGTTCAG AGTGGAGAGACGAGGCAGAGTCTCGCAGCCGCTCTGCAGTTCAGCTGAAGGCAGTTCTGACTGTGGAACAGCCAGGCGGCCAGCAGGGGGCGCTGCTGCTGTGGGGAGCAGCTATGGGCTGGCTGCCTCGATTCAACAAACACAAAG ATGCTGTTTGGGACTTCAAGGTTCTCCTGGTGAGGGAGGGGTTGACCTCTGACCCCATGGAGCTGCACTCCACCCCCTGGAGCTCGGTCTGGGCTCTGGATCCAAAGGACCACCGGGCACTGGACTTCCACCAGGCATGGTGCTGTCAGAAGACAGGCAGGGTTCCTCTGGAGCTCGATGTTGACACCCTGCTGTCCCAGAAGTACAGCG GGGAAGTGGAGCTCAGAGTCCAGGTTCTCACCTTGCAGTTTCAGGAGGCTCTGTCCTCTCAGAACCTGCCTCAGCATGTCTTGGACGGCTCCACGCCATTGGACGGCGTCCTGGCAGCACTGAGCGGTGATGTCACCTACACCGGCTGCGCTTGCTGCTCCACAGAACTCGACACGGATGAGAACGGGATCTACGCCCCCTGTTACCCCTGCCTGCCGCACACCGCCGTGCGCCGCTTCTACAG gCCAGGCACGTTAACGGTCAGTGGGTGGGGCCGCGGTCACCTGTGTGTCCGGGTTCCTTCGGTTCTTCTGCAGAAGATCCTCGTTGCTCCACCTGACCGACTCCAGCGGACTTCAG CTCCAGGTTCACAGGTGAGACACATCCAGGTGGCAGCAGAGAAGATCCAGACGCTCCTGTCTCTTCCCAGGAAAACCATCATCATCACTGTCCGGAGCCACTTCCTGTGCGACGAGAACAGCTTTCCCATCAGTCAGGACTTCACTCTGCTGGACCTTCAGTACCTGAGCCCATAA